The window caataatacacAAATGAACAGAAGAAAAGTAATTGTCCCACATCGGTTTGGTGTAGAGAAGATAAGGAAAACGATGAGTATAAAAACGGTGGAGTGGCTCTGTGCAATTCATACCTTTCTCGGCCTTTTGGCTAAGATCAAGTGTAGTATCTGTTCTTATCAGTTTAATATCTGATACGTGGGCCATCGGCTCacatgatattaaatttatttttttagggGGAAGGTCCAATACAATAGCTTGCTATTGGGGCCTTCGAGCGTCGCCTTAGCGTTGCACTACTGCTTGGGCCTGGCGCACCCCTCCAATCTCAGTTCTAAATCGTATGGCTAAGTTGAACGTTGAATACGGTTCTCATTGTTTTCCTAAAATCTTGAGACTCTATTTTCTATAGGACGAAAATAGGACTTTTGACAGTAAGTagatgcatttttttaaatacacatgaaactttataatatttgtgaCAATAGCATGCAATTTATTTTCGAAATgtaattttaactttgaaacCTCTACACAATAATTATCTTTGCCTAGAAGGTTTGGCAGAGATAAATTGAAGACATATATTTGAAAGCTTTCAAATCCATTACGTAACTTCGAAAGTTTACAGCTAACGCTAGCGTggataattaataattgaaaggTATTGTTGAGAcgaaatatagaaaaatgaaggtgAAGTTGTatgctttttttctctttagcTAAAACTTTGTACCGTTACTACTAATTTTACCGATATGAGCTAAAAAGCTTACTTTGAAAGGAACAGATCgtaattgtaaatttaagtTCTTTAAAATTCCCCATAgtgttatgatttttttcaaggacaaacttcaaaaataatgttttctttaaaataatgttttctttaaaataattgtaaaaaaataaaaactcatttgAAACCCTATGAAATACGGTTCCTTCACCCTAAAACAAcactaaatttctttaaaatatattaaaagaaaaatgaagtttatacattagaaatgaaataaaaataaaaatggtaagtTTGTAACTTGATATTTATCCTAccatttattttgtattagattaaaatattttcttaagaatgtaaatttaaatgagtaaaatagtttattacGAGTAAATTAGGAAAAATCAACCTTTACCGTTATggaacaaatataattatggtAAATTTTGTCAGgtaaatatgataattatatataattatccaaaatttaagtctggccaaagaaaaagatcccaaaaataatttgttatgaGTGAATTAAGAAATCAcattttatgtattattatttattgaacaaatattaattatgtggggtaaattttttagataatgaaaaagtaaatatgataattataGATATGATTATACATGGTAATTGTTTTTGGTCAagtttaccttttttttttctctttggtGTTTCCTAAAGTAtcaatatttgatttgtttacTAAAggacttttaaattattgttattttgttccAAACAAGTGtcttatttataatatatttatgtcactataaatattatagaTTCTGAGacaatttaaaagtaatacaGAGAAATAGTGACAATCGTGGAAGATAAACAATCGTTACCACAAGATATGGAAGCTCTCAAATATATAGCTGTCGTTGGTGTGATTTTAGCATTGATTGGCGAATGCAATGGGCAACCTGGTGCAGAGGTTCCACTGAGTTCATGgaaagttaatattttgaatgagATGACCAAAGACTCATTGTTTATTCGATGTAAGTCTAAAGATGACGATTTAGGTGCACAAAATTTAGGTGtaaaacaacaattttcatgGAGTTTCAAGGAGAATTTATGGCAAACAACATTGTATTGGTGTTATATGCACAATGCCAAAAGTCATGCTTCATTTAACGTGTATTGGCCTGAGAGATCCGGTTGGCTTGCTTTTAGATGCCAACTCAGAAACTGCATTTGGTCTGCTCGAGATGATGGAATTTACTTGAAGACCAACACTCATAATACTTATGAGCTCATACATACTTGGGAACCTGGAATGTGAATCAAACTTATTTTCCCTAATGATGTTATAttactataataataataataataataatagtaataataatactattattatttatgatgtGTATCAAGTTTAATCTTTGCTTTTTATTATCAATCAATGATATTTCAACTCTAATGCCGTTTTACAACGTGGAATGAGAGAATTAGACATTTGACTTTGAGATTGTTAGTATTATAGTTTATGTCAATTGAAttatagttaattagttttgctATGTTAATGTATtgtatataaacaaaataattttctactGTTGTCATAGCTCGAGTAATTAATCTTTGCATatagtttttcaaaacattattaaGATGCTTTAGGtataaaaaagaacttgaaaGAAGATATACATACCCATTGTAGGAGGGAAGaatccaaacaaatatatatcaaatccttttataaagtaaatttaattaaaataaagagcAACCTTTATTTAATACCAATTGTACTATGAACGAGTTCATTTacagtttttatattttaatattaatattgaagtgttttaaattacaatatatatattaaataatactttaattttactatattccACCTTTGGTTTTGACTAATCTCTAGTTtacgacatttttttatttgttaatagTGTGGACAATGTTGGAAGAGgtgaataaaatttattattggaaaaaacaaaacttttaatcgtttaattaagaaaattaataaagttttttttgctaatacgtaatttaatcaatatttctATACAAATAAGTCCACTctgaattaaacaaaaaattaccaaTCACAACACCTCATTTAattcttataaaatattggtaataaaaaaacaaaataaccaattaaaataaattgccaattagaaattaatttcaagcaacaaaatataataacaaattaataacaaaatctgTTTTAACTgcaaaatataacaacaaatttagaaatgtATCAGTCACAAGCAAACAAAAccaatataacaaatttttacaacaaatttttctataaaagaaaaatattttggttgatggttctaattttgaccattttctacaaaaaaatattttatcaaaattcaataaattttgtcgttttgttatattttttaaaagatccactagatgtaaatattttcttttgagaatgtaaatttaaattaactcgtttatgtataaaaataataattaaactttattatttagaaaaaaacaacattttacattattatttatggaacaaatataattatgtgGTAAATTTTGTTAGGTAGCGAGAAAGTAAACATGGTAGTTATATGTATAATTACCCAAAATTTACGTTTGGcgaaaaaaaattccaaaaaaaaattgttatagtaaattagaaaaaccaacgttttacatttatgaaacaaatataattatatatggtAATTTATTTTGGGAGTGAGAAAgtaaatatgataattatatattggtattttttttttgtcaaatttaaatttgatttgcttactaacaaacttttaaattattgttattttttctccaaaattaATAGGAAACtaaattggtttttatttataatatatttcgtccctatatatattatagaatTTGTGAGGCAAAAGTAATAAAGAGAAACAAAGTAGTGGCAAAGGTCGAAGATAAACAACCCTTACCAAACGATATGGAAGGCctcaaatatatagtaattttAACATTGGGTGGCTAATACAATTGGCAGCCTGGTGCAGAGGTTCCATTGAGTTCATggaaaattaatattctaaaCGAGATGAACAAAGACTCATTGTTTCTTAATTGTAAGTCTAAAGATGATGATTTGGGTGCATGAAATTTAGGTATAAAGCAACAATTTTCATGAAGTTTCAAAGAGAATTTGTGGCAAACAACACTGTATTAGTGTGATATGCACAATGCCAATAGTCATGCTTCATTTAACGTATTTTGGCCAGAAAAATTCGGTTGGCTTGCTTTTAGATGTCAACTTAGAAACTACATTTGGTCTGCTCGAGATGATGGAATTTACTTGAAGACCAACCCTCATAATACTTTCGAGCTCATACATACTTGGGAACCCAGAATGTGAATCAAACTTATTTTCCCTAATGTCGGTATGTTATAACAGCAACAACAATATTTAAGACGTGTATTAATTTTACTCCTAGCTTTTATTGTCAATAAATGATATCTCAAATCTAATATCTTTGTTTTACAATATGGGAAGTGAGAATCGGACATATACCTTTGAGATTGTTagtatatatagtttatatcAATTGAGttatagttaattagttttgttgttttaattgtttatcaGCAGAATAATTTTCTACTGTTGTCATAGCTCTAGCAACAAATCTTTgcatataatttttcaaaatatcactAAGATGCTTTTggtatataataaaagaactaGAAAGAGAAGATATACCAATTGTAGGATTGAATAACTCAAACAAATAAGTATCAAATcctttgataaaataaatttgattaacgTGAAAAGCAACTTGGTAGAATTGGTATGGGTAACCTTTTTTagtaaatt of the Cucumis sativus cultivar 9930 chromosome 3, Cucumber_9930_V3, whole genome shotgun sequence genome contains:
- the LOC101208617 gene encoding S-protein homolog 1-like, giving the protein MEALKYIAVVGVILALIGECNGQPGAEVPLSSWKVNILNEMTKDSLFIRCKSKDDDLGAQNLGVKQQFSWSFKENLWQTTLYWCYMHNAKSHASFNVYWPERSGWLAFRCQLRNCIWSARDDGIYLKTNTHNTYELIHTWEPGM